A single window of Malus sylvestris chromosome 5, drMalSylv7.2, whole genome shotgun sequence DNA harbors:
- the LOC126622611 gene encoding uncharacterized protein LOC126622611 has translation MGSNPHASRVSKNRASSLSLSLSLCEELHRSQAQGTRGSREGRVVLVRGEGQQIPRGQEARGRIWGSPTPWDGCNENASSANPPRPRSARKKPRSWRRLPRESPRPADWQIWRRRISLSSLFSLSLFFRIRSLSLSPLSTSRLTLTEIQDVEGVELCGTLKNVVAIAAGFVDGLEMGNNTKAAIMRIGLREMKAFSKMLFSSIEMARGSSKKGAMLPPRPPMR, from the exons ATGGGTTCGAATCCTCATGCCTCCAGGGTTTCAAaaaa CCGAGCctcatctctctcactctctctgtctctctgtgaAGAGCTTCATCGAAGCCAAGCGCAAGGAACGCGAGGCTCGCGAGAAGGACGAGTAGTACTGGTGCGAGGTGAAGGGCAGCAAATCCCCCGTGGCCAAGAAGCGCGAGGAAGGATTTGGGGGTCACCGACTCCCTGGGATGGCTGCAACGAGAATGCTTCATCAGCAAATCCCCCGCGGCCAAGAAGCgcgaggaagaagccgagaagctGGCGGAGGCTGCCACGCGAAAGTCCGAGGCCCGCCGATTGGCAGATCTGGAGGAGAAGGATCTCCctatcctctctcttctctctctcgctcttctTCCGCATAAgatctctctcgctctctccgcTGTCGACCTCCCGCCTCACATTGACTGAG ATCCAAGATGTGGAAGGGGTAGAACTATGTGGAACCCTGAAAAATGTTGTGGCCATAGCAGCAGGTTTTGTGGATGGGTTGGAGATGGGAAATAACACAAAG GCTGCAATTATGAGAATCGGTCTAAGAGAGATGAAGGCATTTTCCAAGATGTTATTTTCATCAATCG AAATGGCAAGGGGAAGCTCAAAGAAAGGTGCTATGTTGCCTCCTAGGCCGCCTATGCGTTGA
- the LOC126622124 gene encoding uncharacterized protein LOC126622124: protein MSGPSDRRFDLNLVEEAAPPSPDNIWRPSFVSPTGPLTVGDSVMKNDMTAAVVARNLLTPKDNRLLSKRSDELAVKDSLALSVQCAGSVSNMAQRLFARTRQVESLAAEVMSLKQEIRGLKHENKQLHRLAHDYATNMKRKLDQMKETDGQVLLDHQRFVGLFQRHLLPSSSGAVPRNEAPNDQPLMPPPSRVLSSTEAPNDPPPVPSLSGALPTAETSPKQPL from the coding sequence atgtctggcccctccgaccgtcgttttgacttgaaccttgttgaagaggcagccccgccttctccagacaacatatggcgcccatccttcgtctccccaactggtcctcttaccgttggggattccgtgatgaagaatgatatgaccgctgcggtggtggccaggaaccttctcactcccaaagataacagactactttccaaacgatctgatgagttagctgttaaggattcgctggctctcagtgttcagtgtgcaggttctgtgtctaatatggcccaacgcctatttgctcgaacccgccaagttgaatcattggcggctgaagtgatgagtctcaaacaggagattagagggctcaagcatgagaataaacagttgcaccggctcgcacatgactatgctacaaacatgaagaggaagcttgaccagatgaaggaaactgatggtcaggttttacttgatcatcagagatttgtgggtttgttccaaaggcatttattgccttcgtcttctggggctgtaccgcgtaatgaagctccaaatgatcaacctctgatgcctcctccttctagggttctgtccagtactgaggctccaaatgatccccctccggtgccttctctttctggggctctaccgactgctgagacttctcctaagcaacctttgtga